From Abyssibacter profundi, one genomic window encodes:
- a CDS encoding HupE/UreJ family protein encodes MIAITQPAQAHTRSQSFSSWSWQDTEVTGRFTIDARRATLLYADVPAGSAAATQSLPMRLADHLAGTVQLRQGDTVCRTIADPIPRPAAAGWLAVDLQFACPLSLSDQSAQLHIDALFRYAATHLHIAQIGQDAGQIERVLTPEHSTLTLGANATPRVVGLGEFVWLGATHVASGWDHIAFLAALLLLITGWRARLWTVTGFTIGHSITLALVVSGLLLPDGRTVEALIGFSVLYAALDAARQRGDLRHHAIRLWLIALAGIGLGSWLSGLSALAPGVWLACLLLSLRLGPAGTSTPAATTSGPLIATAFGLIHGAGFAGALLDLAISSDSLWRMLLGFNLGVELGQIGIVLVLAAAGAGLQRGWTRLRPQTAAHWPATLALCGLAGLGSHWFLLRALGG; translated from the coding sequence ATGATTGCCATCACACAGCCGGCACAGGCACATACGCGCAGCCAGTCGTTCTCCAGCTGGAGCTGGCAGGACACCGAGGTCACGGGCCGTTTCACCATCGATGCGCGGCGCGCCACCTTGCTCTACGCCGATGTGCCTGCCGGCAGCGCGGCAGCCACGCAGTCGCTGCCTATGCGCCTGGCCGACCACTTGGCCGGCACCGTGCAGCTACGACAAGGCGACACCGTCTGCAGGACCATCGCCGACCCCATCCCGCGGCCTGCCGCGGCGGGATGGCTGGCCGTGGACCTCCAGTTCGCCTGCCCACTTTCGCTCAGCGATCAGTCTGCCCAGCTGCACATCGATGCGCTGTTTCGGTACGCCGCCACGCATTTGCACATCGCCCAGATCGGGCAGGATGCCGGGCAGATCGAGCGGGTGCTGACGCCAGAGCATTCGACCCTGACGCTTGGCGCGAACGCCACACCCCGCGTGGTCGGCCTGGGCGAGTTTGTCTGGCTGGGCGCCACGCATGTCGCCAGCGGCTGGGACCACATCGCTTTTCTTGCGGCCTTGTTGCTGTTGATCACCGGTTGGCGCGCCCGTCTATGGACCGTCACCGGCTTTACCATCGGGCATTCGATCACCCTGGCGCTGGTGGTTTCCGGCCTGTTGCTGCCCGATGGGCGAACCGTGGAAGCGCTCATCGGCTTCAGTGTGCTGTATGCGGCGCTTGATGCAGCCCGCCAGCGTGGCGATTTGCGCCACCACGCGATCCGATTGTGGCTGATCGCACTGGCAGGCATCGGCCTGGGCAGTTGGCTGAGCGGTTTGTCGGCATTGGCACCCGGTGTCTGGCTGGCCTGTTTATTACTCAGCTTGCGACTAGGCCCCGCAGGGACATCGACGCCGGCCGCCACAACCAGCGGTCCGTTGATCGCCACCGCATTTGGCCTGATTCACGGTGCCGGCTTTGCCGGCGCCCTGCTCGACCTAGCCATCAGTTCAGACTCGCTCTGGCGCATGCTGCTGGGCTTTAACCTGGGCGTTGAACTGGGACAAATCGGCATTGTCCTGGTGCTGGCCGCAGCGGGGGCCGGCTTACAACGGGGATGGACCCGTCTGCGTCCGCAAACCGCTGCGCACTGGCCTGCCACCCTGGCGCTTTGCGGCTTGGCTGGCCTGGGCAGTCACTGGTTCCTGCTACGCGCCCTGGGCGGCTGA
- a CDS encoding chemotaxis protein CheB — MRNKQGEQPVRGSGDDDHAKPDIPNLLIVIGASAGGLDALMRLLDRLPPSLQATVVIATHRPPDSPGNRLAEILRRYSGVRVNEPEDGESLDCATLLVGAPSEFVTIEGDRVSIDAMHERAMRMRRIDALFESAAEFAGPNSVGVVLSGTLWDGTAGLRAISDAGGYCLIQDPDDAQFPDMPLNAIRRVEPTRIGTAEQLAKCIVEIASERRCI, encoded by the coding sequence GTGCGCAACAAACAGGGTGAGCAGCCGGTGCGTGGCTCCGGAGACGATGACCATGCCAAGCCCGATATTCCCAACCTGCTGATCGTAATTGGCGCCTCGGCGGGCGGGTTGGATGCGCTGATGCGGCTCCTGGATCGACTGCCTCCCAGTCTGCAGGCCACCGTGGTCATCGCCACCCATCGACCACCCGATAGTCCTGGCAATCGACTGGCAGAGATTCTGCGGCGCTACTCTGGGGTGCGCGTCAACGAGCCCGAGGACGGAGAATCCCTTGACTGCGCCACGCTGCTAGTCGGTGCGCCGTCCGAGTTCGTCACCATCGAGGGTGATCGCGTCAGTATTGATGCCATGCACGAGCGTGCCATGCGGATGCGCCGTATCGATGCGCTGTTCGAATCCGCTGCCGAGTTTGCGGGGCCGAACAGCGTGGGGGTCGTGTTGTCCGGTACCTTGTGGGATGGCACGGCCGGCTTGCGGGCGATTAGCGACGCGGGTGGCTATTGCCTGATTCAGGACCCCGACGATGCCCAGTTCCCCGACATGCCGTTGAATGCCATTCGGCGGGTAGAACCCACGCGCATCGGCACGGCCGAGCAACTTGCAAAATGCATTGTCGAGATCGCATCCGAGCGGCGGTGCATCTGA
- a CDS encoding Ig-like domain-containing protein gives MINDRSMRRGWFVVVALGFSGLASAAGMSTHALMAEYGRRYLPDTHPLKAVLTAHRPALLAGALYPDGGYATGAAFPGDRNVAEDAHWEYFVNPLMQVLHDAGCVSGESLDVPVFSGTLDYVTTTATGLAPLAELRFDDSCGTQIAYAMGIAAHGLGDEVWDALFEPQVRERGEEAESSPAYTLDAFPPGADPSVGDLLRGVIGDEPFEALRAGFDPVSLNSIEYAMDVIAIREQQLWADVPYLTFPPADTLAEAYRRAGRDADVSREAIERAALATRTLVLAERLGALAEYDRVRQQMPWAAGHYFTGSGGVIHVGKMIAGYYLHLWDKLQAGVVNARGPRVVGVHPDNGEQAVPIHASADRYVRVFISSGVDRASVANAPGALVLFAPDGQIVEARLSGFGPLYQGEGTHGIGIEITGALQPDTEYTAVITPRARDDRGRALMEPLVWTFRTAAEVTDGASGNRRRS, from the coding sequence ATGATTAACGATCGAAGCATGCGCCGCGGTTGGTTTGTTGTTGTCGCGCTGGGTTTTAGCGGTTTGGCATCGGCGGCCGGCATGAGCACCCACGCGCTTATGGCCGAATATGGTCGCCGCTATTTGCCGGATACGCATCCGCTCAAGGCCGTGCTGACCGCGCATCGACCCGCGCTGCTGGCCGGGGCGTTGTACCCGGATGGAGGCTACGCGACAGGGGCCGCTTTTCCTGGTGATCGCAACGTCGCTGAGGATGCCCACTGGGAATACTTCGTCAATCCGCTGATGCAGGTCCTGCATGATGCTGGCTGCGTGTCCGGCGAGTCGCTGGATGTGCCGGTGTTTTCTGGAACGCTGGACTATGTGACCACGACGGCCACCGGGTTGGCGCCGCTGGCTGAACTGCGTTTTGATGACAGCTGCGGCACGCAAATCGCCTATGCCATGGGCATTGCCGCGCATGGTCTGGGCGACGAGGTCTGGGATGCCCTGTTCGAGCCACAGGTGCGGGAGCGAGGTGAGGAGGCGGAGTCTTCGCCGGCTTACACGCTGGACGCGTTTCCGCCCGGAGCCGACCCCAGCGTCGGGGACTTGCTACGCGGCGTTATTGGTGACGAACCCTTTGAGGCCTTGCGGGCCGGGTTTGATCCGGTTTCGCTGAACAGCATCGAATATGCGATGGATGTCATCGCGATTCGTGAGCAGCAGCTCTGGGCCGATGTGCCCTACCTGACGTTCCCTCCGGCCGACACGCTGGCCGAGGCCTACCGGCGGGCCGGCCGCGATGCGGATGTGTCACGCGAGGCCATCGAACGCGCGGCGCTGGCGACCCGGACCCTGGTCCTGGCGGAACGATTGGGCGCCTTGGCCGAGTACGATCGCGTGCGCCAGCAAATGCCCTGGGCCGCCGGTCACTACTTCACCGGATCGGGCGGAGTGATTCATGTGGGCAAGATGATTGCCGGCTACTACCTGCACCTCTGGGACAAGCTCCAGGCCGGTGTGGTCAACGCCCGTGGACCCCGGGTCGTGGGCGTGCACCCGGACAACGGCGAACAGGCCGTGCCGATTCATGCATCCGCCGATCGCTATGTCCGTGTGTTCATCTCCAGTGGTGTGGATCGCGCCAGCGTTGCCAACGCGCCGGGTGCACTGGTGCTGTTTGCTCCCGATGGTCAGATTGTTGAAGCGCGGCTTTCCGGTTTCGGGCCCTTGTATCAAGGCGAGGGGACGCACGGGATCGGCATTGAAATCACCGGAGCCTTACAACCCGACACGGAGTACACCGCGGTCATCACCCCACGTGCACGTGACGACCGTGGGCGCGCGCTGATGGAACCGCTGGTGTGGACCTTCCGCACGGCCGCGGAGGTCACGGATGGGGCTAGTGGGAATCGTCGCCGTTCATAA
- a CDS encoding DUF3604 domain-containing protein — translation MKKFAGTLVALLVITVIGYIVAARQNWLGSPPGPGAITGDGLPQAAVIARQQARVDAATSAGVDGPKHVLFGDFHVHTTYSTDAFLWSLPMAGGRGVHPIGDTCDYARYCSGLDFWGITDHAAASTPRRWNETKASLRQCQALAGDPAQPDLVSFLGFEWTQVGNLPTNHYGHKNVIFRDLEDDQVAKRPIAAAGITTQVLRTDMQGFPPALVLTERGEIGRYLDFNAFLDEVRSVPACDPNTPSSQLPANCFESAATPGELVTRLEDQGLTPLIIPHGTSWGFYTPPGTTFDKQLEAEQRPEAFRVIEVMSGHGNSEEYRPWRAVEVDTESERLAGVCPEPSPGYLPSCWRAGEIIAQRCAEAGEPESVCEQRAADARHAYANMSIAGHLAVEGESAEDWLDAGQCTDCFLPPFNHRPGTSVQYGLAISNFDGDEPARFTWGFIASSDNHRARPGTGYKPVDRKVTTEANGPVNATWAKRIYGEPGPKTAEARLIDRDTLSDMAGFQLTELERQSSFWLTGGLAAVHASTPDRAGIWDAFERREIYGTSGPKMLLWFDLLDGEQRYPMGSELRASGVPTFEVRAVGAFKQQPGCPDFVHAGLDAERIEQLCSGECDNPTDERHPITRIEIVRILRQAKPDESVDTLIEDPWQVHRCDDQGQGCSVRFSDPEYTDAPRDVLYYARAIQAATPTINADNLRCEYDAEGTCIRVNPCFGDARTPDDDACTAPAEHRAWSSPIYLTAGVDAS, via the coding sequence ATGAAGAAGTTTGCAGGGACGCTGGTCGCGCTGCTGGTGATCACGGTCATCGGCTACATCGTCGCGGCACGCCAGAATTGGCTGGGTTCACCCCCGGGCCCTGGTGCCATCACCGGCGATGGCCTGCCCCAGGCAGCCGTCATCGCTCGCCAGCAGGCGCGGGTCGATGCTGCGACCTCTGCTGGTGTGGATGGCCCCAAGCATGTGCTGTTCGGGGACTTTCACGTGCATACGACCTACTCCACCGATGCGTTTCTCTGGTCCCTGCCAATGGCCGGTGGTCGGGGCGTCCATCCCATCGGAGATACCTGCGACTACGCACGTTACTGCTCAGGTCTGGATTTCTGGGGGATTACTGACCATGCGGCAGCCTCCACGCCGCGGCGCTGGAATGAAACCAAGGCGTCGCTGCGACAATGCCAAGCACTGGCAGGCGATCCGGCACAGCCGGATCTGGTGTCGTTCCTCGGCTTCGAATGGACGCAGGTCGGCAATCTCCCCACCAACCACTATGGCCATAAGAATGTGATCTTCCGCGATCTGGAGGATGACCAGGTCGCCAAACGCCCCATCGCCGCCGCAGGCATCACCACGCAGGTGCTCCGCACGGACATGCAGGGATTCCCGCCGGCACTCGTGCTCACCGAGCGGGGTGAAATCGGCCGCTACCTCGACTTCAATGCCTTTCTGGACGAGGTGCGTAGCGTCCCGGCCTGTGACCCGAACACGCCGTCCAGCCAACTGCCGGCGAACTGCTTTGAGTCGGCGGCCACGCCCGGCGAACTGGTCACCCGACTCGAAGACCAGGGCCTGACACCGCTGATCATTCCCCATGGCACGAGCTGGGGTTTTTACACCCCGCCGGGAACCACCTTCGACAAGCAGCTCGAAGCCGAACAACGTCCGGAGGCGTTTCGTGTCATTGAGGTGATGTCCGGCCATGGCAACTCCGAGGAATACCGGCCGTGGCGGGCGGTGGAGGTCGACACTGAATCAGAGCGACTGGCGGGCGTTTGTCCGGAGCCCAGCCCCGGCTATCTTCCCTCCTGCTGGCGAGCCGGCGAGATCATCGCCCAACGCTGCGCCGAAGCTGGTGAACCCGAATCAGTCTGCGAGCAGCGCGCCGCCGATGCGCGGCATGCCTACGCCAACATGAGCATTGCGGGGCATCTGGCCGTGGAGGGCGAATCCGCCGAAGACTGGCTGGATGCCGGGCAATGTACCGACTGTTTCCTGCCGCCATTCAATCACCGGCCCGGCACCTCGGTGCAGTATGGCCTGGCCATCTCCAATTTCGATGGGGACGAGCCGGCCCGGTTCACCTGGGGGTTCATCGCCTCTTCTGACAACCACCGCGCCCGCCCCGGCACCGGTTACAAGCCGGTCGACCGCAAGGTCACCACCGAAGCCAACGGCCCGGTCAACGCCACCTGGGCCAAGCGCATCTACGGCGAACCGGGCCCGAAGACCGCTGAAGCCCGACTCATCGACCGCGACACGCTGAGCGATATGGCCGGCTTTCAGCTCACGGAACTGGAGCGCCAATCCTCGTTCTGGCTAACCGGTGGCCTGGCCGCTGTCCATGCCAGCACCCCGGATCGGGCCGGCATCTGGGACGCCTTCGAGCGCCGGGAGATCTACGGCACCTCCGGACCCAAGATGCTGCTCTGGTTTGACCTGCTCGACGGCGAGCAACGTTACCCGATGGGGAGTGAGCTACGCGCGAGCGGCGTGCCCACCTTCGAGGTTCGGGCTGTCGGTGCGTTTAAACAACAGCCGGGCTGCCCGGACTTTGTCCACGCGGGCCTCGATGCCGAACGTATCGAGCAGCTTTGCTCCGGTGAATGCGACAACCCGACAGACGAGCGCCACCCGATCACCCGGATCGAGATTGTGCGGATTCTCCGGCAGGCCAAACCGGATGAATCTGTGGACACGCTCATCGAGGACCCGTGGCAGGTGCATCGCTGCGACGACCAAGGCCAGGGCTGTAGCGTCCGGTTCAGCGACCCGGAATACACCGACGCACCACGGGATGTGCTGTATTACGCCCGAGCAATCCAGGCCGCCACGCCCACCATCAACGCCGACAACCTGCGCTGTGAGTACGATGCCGAGGGCACATGCATCCGGGTCAACCCCTGCTTTGGTGATGCCCGCACCCCGGATGATGACGCCTGCACCGCGCCGGCAGAACACCGCGCGTGGTCCTCGCCGATTTACCTGACCGCGGGGGTCGATGCTTCATGA
- a CDS encoding efflux RND transporter permease subunit, whose product MVLSDLSVRRPVFASVLSLLMLAFGALAYERLALREYPDIDPPIVSVDTSYTGASAAVVETRITEIIEDRIAGVEGIRFISSSSEDGRSRVTIEFDSGRDIDGATNDIRDRVSGVVDNLPEEADPPDIQKVESDDDVIMWMNLTSTELDLLELTDYARRYLQDRFSILPGVARVRVGGGLEYAMRIWLDRKALAARGLTVADVENALVAENVELPAGRIESEDRLFTARVRRGYHTPADFRNLVVGTSTDGHLVRMSEVARVEKGAVEDRTLFRGNTVPMVGMGIIKQSTANTIEVARAAKALRERLSPNLPAGMSIEQSYDSSVFIEAAIAEVWKTLAIAVALVVLVIWLFLGSVRAMIVPAVTVPVSLIATFVALYLFGFTINLLTLLAMVLAVGLVVDDSIVMLENIARRVELGESPLVAAYRGAGQVGFAVVATSVVLIAVFVPLSFISGDIGRLFTEFALTMAAAVFFSTIVALTLSPMLCSKLLKAKDRHSGRRSMAALIERGFDRLAAGYGRLLNAVLRAPWVVGLAIAGVLVGAVYLYQAVPTEFAPKEDRGAFFLVVRGPEGATFDYMKDYMDEIEARTMPLVESGEVQRLLVRAPSFGGERYNSGIVIFVLRPWAQRRTAWEIMDDVRSRVGDLPGVRAFPIMRQGFGGGRGQPVQFVIGGGTYEELVDWRDRLLEAIDERMPGLRGVDSDYKETQPQLRIAIDRNRAGDLGVSVRDIGLTLQTMLGSRRVTTYLDDGEEYDVIVEGERELQRTQDAVANLYVRSDSTGELIPLGNLVTIREQADAFALNRYNRVRAITIEADLADGLVLGEALTELEALAREVLPESVVIDYKGQSRDLQESTGSLVFVFLLGMVVVFLVLAAQFESFVHPLVIMLTVPLAVAGALFGLWLVDSSLNIYSQIGLVMLIGLAAKNGILIVEFANQRRDAGVGFDDALREAAQVRFRPIVMTAITTAAGSLPLILSSGAGAETRFSIGVVILSGVLAATFFTIFVVPVAYALLARGTDSPEAVARELEGQLSDTPMQP is encoded by the coding sequence AGACCGTATTGCCGGCGTCGAAGGGATCCGATTCATCTCCAGCAGCTCGGAGGATGGGCGCTCGCGGGTCACCATCGAGTTCGATTCCGGCCGTGACATCGACGGCGCAACCAACGATATCCGGGATCGGGTATCGGGTGTGGTGGACAACCTGCCGGAAGAGGCCGATCCACCGGACATCCAGAAGGTGGAGTCCGACGACGACGTCATCATGTGGATGAACCTCACCAGCACCGAATTGGATCTGCTGGAACTCACCGATTATGCGCGGCGCTATCTGCAGGATCGCTTCTCGATTCTCCCGGGTGTCGCGCGGGTGCGAGTCGGTGGCGGTCTGGAGTACGCCATGCGCATCTGGCTGGATCGCAAGGCCCTGGCGGCCCGTGGTCTCACGGTGGCGGATGTCGAGAACGCTCTGGTCGCCGAGAACGTCGAGCTGCCGGCCGGACGCATCGAGTCCGAGGATCGTCTGTTCACGGCCCGGGTGCGGCGCGGCTACCACACGCCGGCCGACTTCCGGAATCTGGTCGTGGGGACCAGCACCGACGGCCATCTCGTGCGGATGTCTGAGGTCGCCCGTGTCGAGAAGGGCGCGGTGGAGGATCGGACGCTGTTCCGGGGCAATACGGTGCCGATGGTCGGTATGGGCATCATCAAGCAGTCCACGGCCAACACCATTGAGGTGGCACGGGCGGCGAAGGCGCTGCGCGAGCGTCTCAGTCCGAACTTGCCGGCCGGCATGAGTATTGAGCAAAGCTACGACTCCAGCGTCTTTATCGAGGCCGCCATTGCCGAGGTCTGGAAGACGCTGGCCATTGCCGTGGCATTGGTCGTGCTGGTGATCTGGCTGTTTCTCGGCAGCGTGCGCGCCATGATCGTGCCCGCGGTGACGGTGCCGGTGTCCCTGATCGCCACCTTTGTTGCGCTTTATCTGTTCGGATTCACCATTAACCTGCTCACCCTGCTGGCCATGGTGCTTGCCGTCGGGCTGGTCGTGGACGACTCCATCGTCATGCTGGAGAACATCGCGCGGCGCGTGGAACTCGGTGAATCGCCACTGGTGGCCGCGTATCGCGGTGCCGGGCAGGTGGGTTTCGCGGTGGTTGCGACGTCGGTGGTGCTCATCGCCGTGTTCGTGCCGCTGTCGTTCATCTCGGGTGATATCGGGCGCTTGTTCACGGAGTTTGCGTTGACGATGGCGGCCGCGGTGTTCTTCTCGACGATCGTCGCGCTCACCTTGTCGCCCATGCTCTGCTCCAAGCTGCTCAAGGCCAAGGATCGGCACAGCGGACGCCGGTCCATGGCAGCCCTGATCGAACGTGGATTTGACCGGCTGGCTGCAGGTTATGGCCGCCTGCTCAACGCCGTACTCCGCGCGCCCTGGGTGGTGGGGCTGGCGATTGCCGGCGTGCTGGTCGGCGCCGTGTATCTATACCAGGCAGTGCCCACGGAATTCGCGCCTAAGGAAGACCGGGGGGCGTTTTTTCTGGTCGTCCGCGGGCCCGAGGGCGCGACCTTCGACTACATGAAGGACTACATGGATGAGATCGAGGCGCGCACCATGCCGCTGGTCGAATCCGGGGAAGTTCAGCGGCTGCTGGTGCGGGCGCCCAGCTTCGGTGGCGAACGCTATAACAGCGGCATCGTGATCTTCGTGCTCAGACCCTGGGCGCAGCGCCGTACGGCCTGGGAGATCATGGACGACGTTCGATCTCGCGTGGGCGATCTGCCCGGCGTGCGCGCCTTCCCGATCATGCGCCAGGGTTTTGGCGGCGGGCGTGGCCAGCCGGTGCAGTTCGTGATCGGTGGCGGGACTTACGAAGAGCTGGTCGACTGGCGCGACAGGCTGCTGGAGGCCATCGACGAACGCATGCCCGGCCTGCGTGGTGTCGACTCCGACTACAAGGAAACCCAGCCGCAGCTGCGCATCGCCATCGATCGCAACCGCGCCGGTGACCTGGGCGTGTCGGTGCGCGATATCGGACTGACGCTACAGACCATGCTCGGATCACGTCGCGTGACCACGTATCTTGATGACGGCGAAGAATACGATGTCATCGTCGAGGGTGAGCGTGAGCTCCAGCGCACCCAGGACGCGGTCGCGAATCTGTACGTGCGCTCCGACAGCACGGGTGAACTGATTCCCCTGGGCAATCTCGTCACCATCCGGGAGCAGGCTGACGCCTTCGCGCTCAACCGTTACAACCGGGTGCGCGCCATCACCATCGAGGCCGACCTCGCTGATGGCCTGGTGCTGGGCGAGGCGTTAACCGAGTTGGAGGCGCTGGCGCGTGAGGTGCTGCCCGAGTCCGTGGTCATCGACTACAAGGGCCAGTCACGTGATTTGCAGGAGTCTACCGGCTCGCTGGTCTTCGTCTTCCTGCTCGGCATGGTGGTGGTGTTTCTGGTGCTGGCCGCGCAATTTGAGAGCTTCGTCCATCCGCTGGTCATCATGCTCACCGTGCCGCTGGCCGTTGCGGGGGCGCTGTTCGGTCTTTGGCTTGTGGATTCTTCCCTCAATATCTACAGCCAGATCGGACTGGTCATGCTCATTGGCCTGGCGGCCAAGAACGGAATTTTGATCGTGGAGTTTGCAAATCAGCGGCGAGACGCTGGCGTGGGCTTCGACGACGCGTTGCGAGAGGCCGCGCAGGTCCGGTTTCGCCCCATCGTCATGACAGCCATCACAACGGCGGCAGGCTCGCTGCCGCTGATTCTGTCTTCGGGTGCCGGAGCGGAGACACGGTTCTCCATCGGCGTGGTGATTCTCTCCGGCGTGTTGGCGGCCACGTTCTTCACCATTTTTGTGGTGCCGGTGGCCTATGCGTTGCTGGCCCGTGGCACCGACTCGCCGGAGGCCGTTGCGCGTGAACTGGAGGGGCAGCTGTCCGACACACCGATGCAGCCCTGA
- a CDS encoding peptidylprolyl isomerase, which translates to MTARESTRSALIGVATTAGFVLAGWQALMQPEFAKADAAEPVAAQVNDRSISEASLARAVEAIARDKQSPLLASDRARALDTLITEELLIQQAMAIGLVDEDRAVRAAVVDAMIQTVAARANASLPDDDTLRRFYADHPLIGAQAGRVRIRHATRPWPAATAVEALRSGQPFEAVLTDASAVRLPDAWLRIDQLDRYLPPTVVHALRQQQAGDIIGPMRVGEQAHFVWLQAVEPGSRPDFADLRPQLLDAWQQRAREQAVADYVARLREQADIRING; encoded by the coding sequence ATGACGGCGCGTGAGTCCACCCGCTCAGCGCTCATCGGCGTGGCAACCACAGCGGGCTTCGTCCTCGCCGGCTGGCAGGCCCTGATGCAGCCGGAATTTGCCAAGGCCGATGCGGCCGAACCGGTGGCGGCACAGGTCAATGACCGCAGCATCAGCGAGGCCAGTCTTGCACGGGCCGTGGAGGCGATTGCCCGTGACAAGCAGTCCCCGCTGCTGGCATCGGATCGTGCCCGGGCGCTGGATACACTGATCACCGAGGAATTGCTCATCCAACAGGCAATGGCCATTGGCCTGGTGGATGAAGATCGCGCTGTCCGCGCGGCGGTCGTCGACGCCATGATTCAAACCGTTGCGGCACGCGCCAATGCCTCGCTGCCGGATGACGACACGCTCCGTCGCTTCTATGCCGATCACCCGCTGATTGGCGCACAGGCCGGCCGCGTGCGGATTCGACATGCCACCCGCCCTTGGCCGGCCGCAACTGCGGTCGAGGCGTTACGCAGCGGGCAGCCATTCGAGGCCGTGTTGACCGACGCGTCTGCGGTCCGACTCCCCGATGCCTGGCTGCGAATTGATCAGCTCGACCGTTATCTACCACCGACGGTGGTCCACGCCCTCCGCCAGCAACAGGCCGGCGACATCATCGGCCCGATGCGCGTCGGGGAGCAGGCGCACTTTGTCTGGCTGCAGGCGGTCGAGCCGGGTTCCCGCCCCGATTTTGCCGATCTGCGTCCGCAGCTGTTGGACGCATGGCAGCAGCGCGCCCGGGAACAAGCCGTCGCTGATTATGTCGCGCGACTGCGGGAACAAGCGGACATCCGCATCAATGGATAA
- a CDS encoding alpha/beta hydrolase encodes MSAQDNAISHLAPTSAGLRRRVVKGLLRTTMKPFLAAHPPVSLQRAWTKAFTQSIRKPRAVQHHSRQFGAVPVHILQPANGVPGEVVLFLHGGAYVLGGDGAYVGYAGQMAKALGRTIWLPEYRLAPEHAYPAAVEDALTAFDAIVDNGIAPERIILMGDSAGGGLSLATALALRDRGGPQAGALVLMSPWTDLTMSGESVQRLARRDPFIPPTWGGHARIGYAGARPFDDPGLSPLFAELNGLPRTLVQVGSEEILLSDSIRLVEAAAQADVEIHCEVYDGLWHDFQMQVGLLPDATRAVARIRRFMNGDDSH; translated from the coding sequence ATGAGCGCTCAGGACAACGCGATTTCACATCTGGCACCGACCTCGGCAGGGCTGCGGCGGCGCGTCGTCAAAGGTCTGCTGAGGACGACGATGAAGCCGTTCCTGGCGGCGCACCCGCCGGTTTCGCTACAACGTGCCTGGACCAAGGCGTTCACGCAAAGCATCCGCAAGCCGCGCGCGGTACAGCACCATAGCCGACAGTTTGGCGCGGTGCCGGTGCACATCCTGCAGCCGGCCAACGGCGTCCCCGGCGAGGTGGTGCTGTTTCTGCACGGCGGCGCCTATGTGCTGGGTGGCGACGGCGCCTATGTCGGCTACGCCGGGCAAATGGCAAAAGCCTTAGGTCGCACGATCTGGCTACCGGAGTATCGACTGGCGCCCGAACACGCCTATCCGGCTGCCGTGGAGGATGCGCTGACCGCATTCGACGCCATTGTCGACAACGGCATTGCGCCCGAGCGCATCATTCTGATGGGCGACTCGGCCGGCGGGGGCCTGTCACTGGCCACCGCACTGGCCCTGCGTGACCGGGGCGGACCGCAGGCCGGCGCGCTGGTGTTGATGTCTCCGTGGACCGACCTGACCATGAGCGGAGAAAGCGTGCAGCGCCTAGCGCGGCGTGATCCGTTCATCCCTCCGACCTGGGGTGGCCATGCTCGCATCGGATATGCCGGCGCCCGGCCCTTCGACGACCCGGGCCTGTCGCCGCTGTTCGCCGAGCTGAACGGCCTACCCAGAACCCTGGTGCAGGTGGGCAGCGAGGAAATCCTGTTGTCCGACAGCATCCGGCTGGTGGAGGCTGCCGCGCAGGCCGACGTGGAAATCCATTGCGAGGTGTACGACGGCCTGTGGCACGACTTCCAGATGCAGGTGGGCCTGCTACCCGATGCCACGCGCGCCGTTGCGCGGATTCGCCGCTTTATGAACGGCGACGATTCCCACTAG